A stretch of Natronococcus sp. CG52 DNA encodes these proteins:
- a CDS encoding winged helix-turn-helix transcriptional regulator, which yields MTDTRRQIRTHVYGNAGIHFNELVRESAFAPGQIQYHVRRLIDDDELVRGEFYGRTHYYPPEYDEREQAVLALFRRETAREIVVYLIGHEPTGPGEIADALEIARSTLEYHLDRLVERDVVEKGYDERNRVTLRLASPEQTGELLSTIEPSVPDRLLDRFTRLVDGLLENASESR from the coding sequence ATGACCGACACGAGACGACAGATCAGGACCCACGTCTACGGCAACGCCGGCATCCACTTCAACGAACTCGTCAGAGAGTCGGCGTTCGCGCCGGGGCAGATCCAGTATCACGTCCGCCGGCTGATCGACGACGACGAACTCGTCCGCGGCGAGTTCTACGGCCGAACCCACTACTATCCTCCAGAGTACGACGAGCGAGAGCAGGCCGTGCTGGCGCTGTTCCGGCGCGAAACCGCCCGCGAGATCGTCGTCTACCTGATCGGGCACGAACCGACCGGCCCCGGGGAGATCGCCGACGCGCTCGAGATCGCTCGGAGTACGCTCGAGTACCACCTCGACCGACTGGTCGAGCGGGACGTCGTCGAGAAGGGGTACGACGAGCGAAACCGCGTCACGCTTCGCCTGGCCAGTCCCGAACAGACCGGTGAGTTGCTGTCGACGATCGAACCCTCGGTCCCCGACCGGTTGCTCGACCGGTTCACCCGTCTCGTCGACGGACTGCTCGAGAACGCGTCCGAATCGCGATAA
- a CDS encoding beta-propeller fold lactonase family protein, translating to MNRRVKRRRFVQVLGGGLTVGVAGCTGDDDDDDEGHDDHDHDEDDETDGESGEGSEGLAYAFGPNTIALIDPSEGEVVDEITDGVDGYEYGDAVVTNDGTQLFVIEETLGQVLVIDLEAREIAAEVAMGPDGTHMYHPNDDEMWAHSDAEGTFYVIDTAEHEVIETVDAGLEGEGHGKLLYHQDFGDVGYGTNVNDPTAHVIDLNEYERTDSIELGEEGGTHYKVYSPQNGLAYFEYEDVTPVIDVESDEVVDELDVAGGMYLTPDEERLGIVADDEIHFFDATSDDTEEVGSVAVEGGPDALEYYEGEDGIYGFTANTMDSDTVVIDVDDLEEVDRIDAGDIERPEDAQHLHRSGVSGDGYFFTPAEADGTVAVIDMAERELIEHVPVEDGVDTVQYVPESV from the coding sequence ATGAATCGACGCGTCAAGCGACGGCGTTTCGTACAGGTACTGGGTGGCGGTCTCACGGTCGGCGTCGCCGGCTGTACCGGCGACGACGACGATGACGACGAGGGTCACGACGATCACGACCACGACGAAGACGACGAGACCGACGGCGAAAGCGGCGAGGGAAGCGAGGGACTCGCCTACGCCTTCGGCCCGAACACGATCGCGCTCATCGATCCGTCCGAAGGCGAGGTCGTCGACGAGATCACCGACGGCGTCGACGGCTACGAGTACGGCGACGCGGTCGTGACGAACGACGGCACGCAACTGTTCGTCATCGAGGAGACGCTCGGACAGGTGCTCGTGATCGACCTCGAGGCGCGCGAGATCGCCGCCGAAGTCGCGATGGGGCCCGACGGTACCCACATGTACCACCCGAACGACGACGAGATGTGGGCACACTCCGACGCCGAAGGGACGTTCTACGTGATCGACACTGCGGAGCACGAGGTTATCGAGACCGTCGACGCCGGGCTCGAGGGCGAGGGCCACGGCAAACTGCTCTACCACCAGGACTTCGGCGACGTCGGCTACGGGACGAACGTCAACGACCCGACCGCGCACGTCATCGACCTGAACGAGTACGAGCGGACCGACTCTATCGAACTCGGCGAGGAGGGCGGGACCCACTACAAGGTCTACAGTCCGCAGAACGGGCTTGCCTACTTCGAGTACGAGGACGTAACGCCCGTCATCGACGTCGAGAGCGACGAGGTCGTCGACGAACTCGACGTCGCTGGCGGGATGTACCTCACGCCCGACGAGGAACGGCTCGGCATCGTCGCCGACGACGAGATCCACTTCTTCGACGCGACGAGCGACGACACCGAGGAGGTCGGGTCCGTCGCGGTCGAGGGCGGCCCGGACGCCCTCGAGTACTACGAGGGTGAGGACGGCATCTACGGGTTCACGGCGAACACGATGGACTCGGATACGGTGGTCATCGACGTCGACGACCTCGAGGAGGTCGATCGGATCGACGCCGGCGACATCGAACGACCCGAGGACGCCCAGCACCTCCACCGGTCGGGCGTCTCCGGCGACGGCTACTTTTTCACACCCGCGGAAGCCGACGGGACCGTCGCGGTGATCGACATGGCAGAACGAGAACTAATCGAACACGTCCCCGTCGAGGACGGCGTCGATACCGTCCAGTACGTTCCCGAATCGGTATGA
- a CDS encoding copper resistance CopC/CopD family protein, which translates to MSPDGSLERECGGRSARYWTLVVLAVGLLVLASVATPVAAHAYLSDSDPANGGQLETVPDEVALSFSGDGVQVADVTVTDPAGEDVSGDAEIDPDDSQTVRVPLEDAADGEDADGMYTVEWEILADDGHAVTGSFFFSVGDEPLDRDAVLEAYEDDERADESVSPIETASKGLLLIALVGLLGVPATAAVAVYPVAGRFETSSWVVDRRLVRLLAGLGALLFAATLALGLARAASLGPFSAETVAEFVGTPLGRAWLVQLALSALLTAVLVGSAFGSLRRRVWLGAAPVGALGVGATVSWTSHSATAIDRLQGAAIDFAHVAGAGLWIGGLLVLALVVPPLLRDSAPDDRAAIAAGTIRRYSLLALAGVTLAGASGLVLAAWHVPGLESLTTTFYGVALSTKTLLVLLALGLGGFTRVALLRYLESSSESGTRGLVDRLLGGNADPEVREDGGRAGSSITAFVRAVRLEVALLVLVLLLSGLLTSVPTAAVVGGDDGPEIATIEREGDVDVELTAVPASVDAGDGDDENGDRLLLQDGEPVVLEVAFADGGGEPLASDRTVRLLANSDAGETFEVDLEETEDGTYATVRTLPTDGDWELRVTGEPDGEFVSEWFNARVVSDGDGHGDHDHEHDQDDRPAETDTGSAFATVLQFGAVAVAVVGSVAVVLEVVRFRDRER; encoded by the coding sequence ATGAGCCCGGATGGATCGCTCGAGCGCGAGTGCGGCGGACGCTCGGCGCGATACTGGACGCTCGTCGTCCTCGCCGTCGGGCTGCTCGTCCTCGCGAGCGTCGCGACGCCGGTCGCGGCCCACGCCTACCTGAGCGATTCCGATCCGGCAAACGGCGGACAGCTCGAGACCGTTCCCGACGAGGTGGCCCTTTCTTTCTCCGGCGACGGCGTTCAGGTCGCCGACGTCACCGTGACCGATCCCGCCGGCGAGGACGTCAGCGGTGACGCCGAAATCGACCCCGACGATTCCCAGACCGTTCGCGTCCCGCTCGAGGACGCGGCCGACGGCGAGGACGCCGACGGAATGTACACCGTCGAGTGGGAGATCCTCGCCGACGACGGCCACGCGGTCACCGGCTCGTTCTTCTTCAGCGTCGGCGACGAGCCGCTCGACCGCGACGCGGTGCTCGAGGCCTACGAGGACGACGAACGCGCCGACGAATCGGTTTCGCCGATCGAAACCGCGTCGAAGGGACTGTTGCTGATCGCGCTCGTCGGACTGCTCGGGGTTCCCGCGACCGCCGCGGTCGCCGTCTATCCGGTCGCCGGGCGATTCGAGACCTCGAGCTGGGTAGTCGACCGGCGACTCGTCCGACTGCTCGCCGGCCTCGGTGCGCTCCTGTTCGCAGCGACGCTCGCGCTCGGCCTGGCTCGCGCCGCGTCGCTCGGTCCGTTCTCCGCCGAGACCGTCGCCGAATTCGTCGGGACGCCGCTCGGACGGGCCTGGCTGGTCCAGCTCGCACTCAGCGCCCTTCTCACGGCCGTTCTCGTCGGTTCCGCGTTCGGCTCGCTCCGGCGTCGCGTCTGGCTCGGCGCCGCACCGGTCGGCGCGCTCGGGGTCGGCGCGACCGTCAGCTGGACGAGTCACTCGGCCACTGCGATCGATCGGCTCCAGGGCGCGGCGATCGACTTCGCGCACGTCGCGGGCGCGGGCCTGTGGATCGGCGGGTTGCTCGTCCTCGCGCTCGTGGTCCCGCCGCTGCTCCGCGACTCCGCGCCGGACGACCGTGCGGCGATCGCCGCCGGCACGATCCGGCGGTACTCCCTGCTCGCGCTCGCCGGGGTGACCCTCGCGGGCGCGTCGGGGCTCGTCCTCGCCGCGTGGCACGTTCCCGGACTCGAGTCCCTGACGACGACCTTCTACGGCGTCGCGCTCTCGACGAAGACGCTGCTGGTCCTGCTGGCGCTCGGTCTGGGTGGATTCACCCGGGTCGCCCTCCTCCGATACCTCGAGTCGTCCTCCGAATCTGGCACTCGCGGACTCGTCGATCGGCTGCTCGGCGGGAACGCCGACCCCGAGGTGCGCGAGGACGGCGGACGGGCGGGGAGCTCGATCACCGCGTTCGTCCGTGCCGTCCGGCTCGAGGTCGCCCTGCTCGTCCTCGTTCTCCTCCTCTCCGGGCTTCTAACGTCGGTTCCGACGGCCGCGGTCGTCGGCGGCGACGATGGCCCCGAGATCGCGACGATCGAACGCGAGGGGGACGTTGACGTCGAACTGACCGCCGTCCCGGCGAGCGTCGACGCAGGGGACGGTGACGACGAGAACGGCGACCGACTGCTGCTTCAGGACGGTGAGCCGGTCGTGCTCGAGGTCGCGTTCGCCGACGGCGGCGGCGAGCCGCTGGCGTCCGATCGAACGGTCCGGCTGCTCGCGAATTCGGATGCGGGAGAGACGTTCGAGGTCGACCTCGAGGAGACCGAAGACGGCACGTACGCGACCGTACGGACGCTGCCGACCGACGGCGACTGGGAACTCCGCGTCACCGGCGAACCGGACGGCGAGTTCGTCAGCGAGTGGTTCAACGCGCGCGTCGTTTCCGACGGTGACGGTCACGGTGATCACGACCACGAGCACGATCAGGACGACCGCCCCGCCGAGACGGACACCGGTTCCGCGTTCGCGACCGTACTCCAGTTCGGTGCCGTCGCGGTCGCGGTAGTCGGCTCCGTCGCCGTCGTCCTCGAGGTAGTTCGGTTCCGCGACCGCGAGCGGTGA
- a CDS encoding branched-chain amino acid transaminase, which yields MGFDEMDVDTIWMDGEFVDWDEAQIHVLTHGLHYGSGIFEGVRCYETEEGPAIFRWEEHLERFYQSAKPYEMEIDHTPEELTEATLELLERQDLSSCYIRPIAFYGYDSLGVSPGDCPTRTAIAAWPWGTYLGEDALENGIDVMVSSWRKHSSSQIPTNAKTTGLYVNSMLAGEEARRNGYAEAIVLNKEGHVAEGPGENIFLVRDDEIYTPGLSESILDGITRDTAITLAEDLGYTVHDNVSISRGELNTADELFFTGSAAEVTPIRKVDNVTIADGSRGPVTEEIQSKFFEVVERRTDEYDEWFRYV from the coding sequence ATGGGCTTCGACGAGATGGACGTCGACACGATCTGGATGGACGGGGAGTTCGTCGACTGGGACGAGGCACAGATCCACGTGCTCACCCACGGACTCCACTACGGCAGCGGCATCTTCGAGGGTGTGCGCTGTTACGAGACCGAAGAAGGACCCGCGATCTTCCGCTGGGAGGAGCACTTAGAACGGTTCTATCAGTCCGCAAAGCCGTACGAGATGGAGATCGACCACACGCCGGAGGAGCTCACCGAGGCGACGCTGGAGCTCCTCGAGCGCCAGGACCTCTCATCCTGTTACATCCGCCCGATCGCCTTCTACGGCTACGACAGCCTCGGCGTGAGTCCCGGCGACTGTCCGACCCGCACCGCAATCGCCGCCTGGCCGTGGGGCACCTACCTCGGCGAGGACGCCCTCGAGAACGGCATCGACGTGATGGTCTCCTCGTGGCGCAAGCACTCCTCGAGCCAGATCCCGACGAACGCGAAGACGACCGGCCTCTACGTCAACAGTATGCTCGCCGGCGAGGAGGCGCGTCGTAACGGCTACGCCGAGGCGATCGTGCTGAACAAGGAGGGGCACGTCGCCGAGGGCCCCGGCGAGAACATCTTCCTCGTCCGGGACGACGAAATCTACACGCCCGGCCTCTCCGAGTCGATTCTCGACGGGATCACCCGCGACACCGCGATCACGCTCGCCGAGGATCTGGGCTACACGGTCCACGACAACGTCTCGATCTCTCGCGGCGAACTCAACACCGCCGACGAGCTGTTCTTCACGGGTTCGGCGGCCGAGGTCACTCCCATTCGAAAGGTCGACAACGTCACCATCGCCGACGGCTCGCGCGGTCCCGTCACCGAGGAGATCCAGTCGAAGTTCTTCGAGGTCGTCGAGCGCCGCACCGACGAGTACGACGAGTGGTTCAGGTACGTCTAA
- a CDS encoding acyltransferase yields the protein MHSIDDSARVVDSSVGQAEIREHVTIHDSELGDGCRVYERSSIKKSRISDEVDVNAGTYVENAEVGSNVQIGPNCSIVGVTHDLSEQGMEFRNDVFERIILREGVFVGAGAVLAPGIEIGERTVISAGTTVSQDVGPEKIVLGSPPTQKIVDLHEWTNR from the coding sequence ATGCATTCTATCGACGATTCTGCGAGAGTGGTCGACTCCAGTGTCGGCCAGGCGGAGATCCGGGAACACGTAACCATCCACGATTCCGAACTCGGTGACGGATGCCGGGTTTACGAACGGAGTTCCATCAAAAAGTCCCGAATCAGCGACGAGGTCGACGTCAACGCGGGAACGTACGTCGAGAACGCGGAAGTCGGATCCAACGTCCAAATCGGTCCGAACTGTAGCATCGTCGGCGTCACGCACGACCTGAGCGAGCAGGGGATGGAGTTCCGAAACGACGTTTTCGAGCGGATTATCCTCCGCGAAGGAGTCTTCGTCGGGGCCGGTGCCGTCCTCGCGCCCGGTATCGAAATTGGCGAGCGGACGGTCATCTCGGCAGGGACGACCGTTTCGCAGGACGTCGGTCCCGAGAAGATCGTCCTCGGTTCGCCACCTACGCAGAAGATCGTGGATCTTCACGAGTGGACGAATCGATAA
- a CDS encoding DUF502 domain-containing protein produces MASWKRDFASGLIVLGPILVTLYVIYWLYGLVAGITPGLILDEAALQPLISGDGPQAQQTREEIAQFLRVVVALTVFIILTFSVGYLMRTTVGGLVERLVDNIANRVPVIRVVYNASKMAAETAFGEQDSLQTPVKIETWDGLRMTAFKTGKVTEDGREVLFLPTSPNITTGFVIEVESDRITELEEDVEDALTRVLSAGFGDSNRNRGMDAGVSIDVVDEATTDGGENETGRGKADADDD; encoded by the coding sequence ATGGCTTCGTGGAAGCGGGACTTCGCGAGTGGGCTGATCGTCCTCGGGCCCATCCTCGTGACGCTTTACGTCATCTACTGGCTCTACGGACTCGTCGCCGGGATCACGCCCGGTCTTATCCTCGACGAGGCGGCCCTCCAGCCGCTCATCTCGGGCGACGGCCCACAGGCCCAGCAGACGCGCGAAGAGATCGCACAGTTCCTCCGGGTCGTCGTCGCGCTGACCGTCTTCATCATCCTCACGTTCTCGGTGGGCTATCTCATGCGAACGACCGTCGGCGGGCTGGTCGAACGGCTCGTCGACAACATCGCTAACCGCGTTCCGGTGATCCGGGTCGTCTACAACGCGTCGAAGATGGCCGCCGAAACCGCCTTCGGCGAGCAAGACTCCCTCCAGACGCCGGTCAAAATCGAGACCTGGGACGGGCTCCGGATGACCGCGTTCAAGACGGGCAAAGTGACCGAGGACGGCCGCGAGGTGCTCTTCTTGCCGACGTCGCCGAACATCACGACGGGGTTCGTCATCGAGGTCGAGTCCGATCGGATCACCGAACTCGAGGAGGACGTCGAAGACGCCCTCACCCGCGTGCTGAGCGCGGGGTTCGGCGACTCGAACCGCAACCGCGGCATGGACGCGGGGGTCTCGATCGACGTCGTCGACGAGGCGACGACCGACGGCGGCGAGAACGAGACGGGCAGAGGGAAGGCGGACGCAGACGACGACTAA
- a CDS encoding proline dehydrogenase family protein produces MILPIASRFVAGEEPAEALEHVRQLNDRNVKAIVNLLGEHYDDREPAHADAVEYRELVEDIARSNLEACVSVKPSQIGLDLGEDVFREELTEIVDTAADHGVFVWIDMEDHTTTDATLDAFEDLAREHDGGVGVCVQANLKRTREDVKRLADVPGKVRFVKGAYDEPAELAYRDKESVNREYEALLEYAFEHFEDGVAVGSHDPAMIDRAIDLHEEYGTDFEIQMLMGVRDDAQYELAEEYEVWQYVPYGGRWKSYFYRRAMERKENLWFAIRAIIGR; encoded by the coding sequence ATGATTCTGCCAATCGCGAGCCGGTTCGTCGCGGGAGAGGAGCCGGCGGAAGCGCTCGAGCACGTTCGGCAGCTGAACGACCGCAACGTCAAGGCGATCGTGAACCTGCTCGGCGAGCACTACGACGACCGCGAGCCGGCACACGCCGACGCCGTGGAGTACCGGGAACTCGTCGAAGACATCGCCCGCTCGAATCTCGAGGCCTGTGTTTCCGTCAAACCCTCCCAGATCGGTCTCGACCTGGGCGAGGACGTCTTCCGGGAGGAACTCACCGAGATCGTCGACACGGCCGCCGACCACGGCGTCTTCGTCTGGATCGACATGGAAGACCACACGACGACCGACGCGACGCTCGACGCCTTCGAGGACCTCGCACGGGAACACGATGGAGGGGTCGGCGTCTGCGTCCAGGCGAACCTCAAACGCACCCGCGAGGACGTCAAACGGCTCGCCGACGTCCCCGGGAAGGTCCGGTTCGTCAAGGGCGCGTACGACGAACCGGCCGAACTCGCGTACAGGGACAAGGAGAGCGTCAACCGGGAGTACGAGGCGCTACTCGAGTACGCCTTCGAGCACTTCGAGGACGGCGTCGCGGTCGGCAGCCACGATCCGGCGATGATCGACCGCGCGATCGACCTCCACGAGGAGTACGGAACCGACTTCGAGATTCAGATGCTCATGGGCGTGCGCGACGACGCGCAGTACGAACTCGCCGAGGAGTACGAGGTCTGGCAGTACGTCCCCTACGGCGGCCGCTGGAAGTCGTACTTCTACCGGCGCGCGATGGAGCGCAAGGAGAACCTCTGGTTTGCGATTCGGGCGATTATCGGTCGCTAA
- a CDS encoding CDP-2,3-bis-(O-geranylgeranyl)-sn-glycerol synthase, with translation MAVLETIVVAFWAMLPAYVPNNAAVLAGGGRPIDAGRTWGEKRVLGDGKTWRGTAMGILAGVALAGVLNLVASDVSAALGFEVPTFVTPAALGLAGGAMLGDILASFLKRRTGRRRGAMFPGLDQLDFVVVSLPLTALLATEWFFEVFTWGVVAVVVVLTPILHVTTNVIAYKLELKNEPW, from the coding sequence ATGGCAGTACTCGAGACGATCGTCGTCGCCTTCTGGGCGATGTTGCCCGCCTACGTCCCCAACAACGCCGCGGTGCTCGCCGGGGGCGGCCGACCGATCGACGCCGGCCGGACGTGGGGAGAGAAGCGAGTACTCGGCGACGGGAAGACCTGGCGCGGAACGGCGATGGGAATCCTCGCCGGCGTCGCGCTCGCGGGCGTTCTGAACCTCGTCGCGAGCGACGTGAGCGCGGCGCTCGGGTTCGAGGTCCCGACGTTCGTCACCCCAGCGGCGCTCGGGCTCGCGGGCGGAGCGATGCTCGGCGACATCCTGGCCTCGTTCCTCAAACGCCGGACCGGTCGCCGGCGCGGTGCGATGTTCCCGGGCCTCGACCAGCTCGACTTCGTCGTCGTTTCGCTCCCGTTAACGGCGCTGCTCGCGACCGAGTGGTTCTTCGAGGTCTTCACGTGGGGCGTCGTCGCCGTCGTCGTCGTCCTCACGCCGATCCTCCACGTGACCACCAACGTGATCGCCTACAAGCTCGAACTGAAGAACGAGCCCTGGTAA
- a CDS encoding aspartate aminotransferase family protein, whose amino-acid sequence MTAGPPIEELHYEEAPSVDTVPGPRSRELLEKQREIDSSAVAYPEDIPVAFEEGSGATVRDVDGNTYIDMFAGIGVLNVGHANPYVLEAVHEQADKLVHTVDFPTEARLELIEKLDEIAPAGLQGNQKVVFGGPTGSDAVEASIKLAKYNTGGDGLIAFRGAYHGATTGAMSLTGNKSFKERYSPLLSDVVHAPYPDPFRQGKAPQEAVDHALEEVRAIVEDPYGGLANPAGIFVEPIQGEGGVITPPEGFLQGLRDIADDNDIVLVFDEIQSGLGRTGEWWANDWEGVTPDVMTSAKALGGVGFPLSATIYHEDLDTWGSGDHAGTYRGHVVAMRAGTRAIEYIQEHDLLAHARELGSSIRDRLREVADGNDRIGEVRGRGLFIGAEFVDADGAPDGDFVDADGAPDGDFVDAVQQYCFEHGVLVWTAGRHGNVLRLLPPLVLTEDLAETALDVVADGIEHVTAETQQTA is encoded by the coding sequence ATGACGGCAGGCCCACCCATCGAGGAGTTACACTACGAGGAGGCACCGAGCGTCGACACCGTTCCCGGTCCGCGGTCGCGGGAACTGCTCGAGAAGCAACGCGAGATCGACAGCAGTGCGGTCGCGTACCCCGAGGATATTCCGGTCGCGTTCGAGGAGGGATCGGGTGCAACGGTCCGCGACGTCGACGGGAACACCTACATCGACATGTTCGCCGGCATCGGCGTGCTCAACGTCGGTCACGCGAACCCGTACGTCCTCGAGGCCGTCCACGAGCAGGCCGATAAGCTCGTCCACACGGTCGACTTCCCGACGGAGGCCCGACTCGAGCTGATCGAGAAGCTCGACGAGATCGCACCCGCGGGTCTGCAGGGGAACCAGAAGGTCGTCTTCGGCGGTCCCACCGGCAGCGACGCGGTCGAGGCTTCGATCAAGCTCGCCAAGTACAACACCGGCGGCGACGGCCTGATCGCGTTCCGCGGGGCCTACCACGGCGCGACGACCGGCGCGATGAGCCTCACCGGTAACAAGAGCTTCAAGGAACGCTACTCGCCGTTGCTTTCGGACGTCGTCCACGCCCCCTATCCGGACCCGTTCCGACAGGGGAAGGCACCCCAGGAGGCGGTCGATCACGCGCTCGAGGAGGTCCGGGCGATCGTCGAGGATCCGTACGGCGGCCTCGCGAACCCGGCCGGCATCTTCGTCGAGCCGATCCAGGGCGAGGGCGGCGTCATTACGCCGCCGGAGGGCTTCCTGCAGGGACTGCGCGACATCGCCGACGACAACGATATCGTCCTCGTCTTCGACGAGATCCAGAGCGGCCTCGGCCGCACCGGCGAGTGGTGGGCCAACGACTGGGAGGGCGTCACGCCGGACGTGATGACCTCGGCGAAGGCGCTGGGCGGCGTCGGCTTCCCGCTGTCGGCGACGATCTACCACGAGGACCTCGATACGTGGGGCTCGGGCGACCACGCCGGCACCTACCGCGGCCACGTCGTCGCGATGCGGGCCGGAACCCGCGCGATCGAGTACATCCAGGAACACGATCTGCTGGCACACGCCCGCGAACTCGGGTCGTCCATCCGCGACCGCCTTCGCGAGGTCGCCGACGGGAACGACCGCATCGGCGAGGTCCGCGGACGGGGACTGTTCATCGGCGCCGAGTTCGTCGACGCCGACGGCGCTCCGGACGGCGACTTCGTCGACGCCGACGGCGCTCCGGACGGCGACTTCGTCGACGCCGTGCAGCAGTACTGTTTCGAACACGGCGTGCTCGTCTGGACGGCCGGCCGACACGGCAACGTCCTCCGACTCCTGCCGCCGCTCGTGCTCACCGAGGACCTCGCGGAGACGGCGCTCGACGTCGTCGCCGACGGGATCGAGCACGTGACGGCCGAGACCCAACAGACCGCCTGA
- a CDS encoding Rid family detoxifying hydrolase produces the protein MSDKTPISTDGAPSSDNPYSQGVRAGETLYVSGYGPVDPESGETVNGDIQDRTERVLENIAAVVEEAGGDGLADVVKVTVYLTDLEDYERVNEAYGAQFGDEPPARVCVEVSRLPEDVRVEMDATAYLG, from the coding sequence ATGTCCGACAAAACACCGATCAGCACCGACGGCGCACCGAGCAGCGACAACCCCTACTCCCAGGGCGTCCGCGCCGGGGAGACCCTCTACGTCTCCGGCTACGGCCCGGTCGACCCCGAGAGCGGCGAGACTGTCAACGGTGACATCCAGGACCGGACCGAACGCGTCCTCGAGAACATCGCCGCGGTCGTCGAGGAGGCCGGCGGCGACGGCCTCGCGGACGTCGTGAAGGTCACCGTCTACCTCACCGACCTCGAGGATTACGAGCGGGTCAACGAGGCCTACGGCGCGCAGTTCGGCGACGAACCGCCGGCCAGGGTCTGCGTCGAGGTCTCGCGGCTGCCCGAGGACGTCCGCGTCGAGATGGACGCCACCGCGTATCTCGGATAG
- a CDS encoding amidohydrolase, giving the protein MVHDVRNRLSEIRRDLHRHPEPGWREFRTTARVVEELERIGVDEIAVGREALETDARMAVPEESELESWLERAREAGVRSDILERTAEGHTGAVAVLEQGEGPSVGLRVDLDGISLRESDEAGHRPADEGFRSEHEGYMHACGHDAHATIGLGVLEAVKGSDFSGTFKVFFQPAEEISGGGKAMTEGGYLDDVDSLFALHIGLNHPSGTIVAGVEKPLAMAHVTATFEGASAHAGKAPNEGANAMQAMTSAVQNAYAIPRHSDGMTRVNFGRVEGGTASNVIAEEITVEGEVRGETTALMEYTRTELERVMYAAAEMHDCDVTLRTISESPRTDSDPALRELVGDVAKGNRRIETVVPTEELGVSEDATYLMQRVQRGGGLATYVVLGTDHPTNHHTPTFDVDEDSLETGVDVLAESVIELSARGS; this is encoded by the coding sequence ATGGTGCACGACGTTCGAAACAGGCTTTCCGAGATACGGCGCGATCTCCATCGCCACCCGGAACCGGGGTGGCGGGAGTTCCGGACGACCGCCCGCGTCGTCGAGGAACTCGAGCGGATCGGCGTCGACGAGATCGCCGTCGGCCGGGAGGCGCTCGAGACCGACGCGCGGATGGCCGTTCCCGAGGAAAGCGAACTCGAGTCCTGGCTCGAGCGGGCCCGCGAGGCCGGAGTTCGATCGGATATCCTGGAGCGCACTGCGGAGGGTCACACCGGCGCGGTCGCCGTCCTCGAGCAGGGGGAGGGGCCGTCGGTCGGTCTTCGGGTGGATCTCGACGGGATCTCGCTGCGGGAGTCCGACGAGGCGGGCCACCGGCCGGCGGACGAGGGCTTTCGCTCCGAACACGAGGGGTACATGCACGCCTGCGGCCACGACGCCCACGCGACGATCGGGTTGGGGGTCCTCGAGGCGGTGAAGGGCAGCGACTTTTCGGGGACGTTCAAGGTGTTCTTCCAGCCGGCGGAGGAAATTTCCGGCGGCGGGAAGGCGATGACCGAAGGCGGCTACCTCGACGACGTCGACTCCCTGTTCGCGCTTCACATCGGGTTGAACCACCCGTCGGGAACGATCGTTGCTGGGGTCGAGAAACCGCTCGCGATGGCGCACGTGACGGCCACCTTCGAGGGGGCGAGCGCACACGCCGGGAAGGCGCCCAACGAGGGGGCGAACGCGATGCAGGCGATGACGTCGGCGGTCCAGAACGCCTACGCGATCCCGCGCCACAGCGACGGGATGACCCGCGTGAACTTCGGTCGCGTCGAGGGCGGAACCGCGAGCAACGTCATCGCCGAGGAGATCACCGTCGAGGGCGAGGTTCGGGGCGAGACGACGGCGCTGATGGAGTACACGCGAACGGAACTCGAGCGCGTCATGTACGCCGCGGCGGAGATGCACGACTGCGACGTGACGCTCCGGACGATCAGCGAGTCGCCGCGGACGGACAGCGATCCCGCACTCCGCGAACTCGTCGGCGACGTCGCGAAGGGGAACCGACGCATCGAGACGGTCGTTCCCACCGAGGAACTCGGCGTGAGCGAGGACGCGACGTACCTGATGCAACGCGTCCAGCGGGGTGGCGGACTCGCGACGTACGTCGTTCTGGGAACGGATCACCCGACGAATCACCACACGCCGACGTTCGACGTCGACGAGGACAGCCTCGAGACCGGCGTCGACGTCCTCGCCGAGAGCGTGATCGAACTCTCCGCTCGCGGATCGTAG